A window of Planctomycetota bacterium genomic DNA:
CCGTGCAGCTCGGCCGCCTCTTCGGTGTTGTTCGCGCCGGCACCCGCGACGACAGGCACCTTGCCGGCGACGGCATCGACCGTCAGCTCAATCACACGCTTGTGCTCGTCGAACGACAACGTCGGCGACTCGCCCGTCGTGCCGACCGGCACGAGCCCGTCGATGCCGGCGTCGAGTTGATGGGAGATCTGCTCTTGGAGTCGCGCTTCGTCGAGCCGGCCTGCGTCGTCGAACGGCGTGACGAGCGCAGTCAGGGCACCGTGGAGTTGGAGTTCCTGTTGCGCCATGAGGGCCGGCACTGTAGCGCCCGTAGCCTGCCGGCATGACGCGACCCAAGGTGCTGCTGACGAACGACGACGGCATTCGGGCCGAGGGCATCTTCGCGATGTGGAAGGCGCTCTCGGCCTGGGCGGACGTCACGGTCGTCGCGCCCGAGACGCATCAGTCGGCCACGGGTCACGGCGTCACGTTGGCCGAGCCGCTGATGGTCGCGCCCGTCACCACGGTCGGCGGCATGACTGGCACCGCTGTCGATGGCCGGCCGGCCGACTGCACGAAGCTCGCGCTCGTCGAGCTGTGTCCGGACGTCGACCTCGTCGTCAGCGGCATCAACATGGGCGCCAACGCCGGCATCAACGTCTTCTACAGCGGCACCGTCGCGGCGGCGATCGAGGCGGCCTTCCTCGGTAAGCCAGCGATTGCCGTCAGCAAGCTTTTGCGTCGCGACGTTCCCGACGACTACGACGCCGCGGCCGCGATCTGCCTCGACGTCATCCAGAAGCTCTGGACCAGCAATGCCGTCCACGCCGGCGAAGTCGTCAACGTCAACGTGCCGGCGCTCAAGCCGGGCCAGCAGCATTCTGGCATCCGCGTCGTGCCGCAGTGCGTCAAGCCACTCATGGACGCCTTTGAAGAGCGACAGAGTCCGCGTGGCCAGTCGTACTACTGGAACACGGGCGTCTTCAGCCTCGAAGGCGGCGAGGCCGGAACGGACGTCGCGGGACTGCGCGACGACGCCGTCGTCGTCACGCCGCTGCACCTCAACCTGACGGCAGTCGATCGGATGCAGCGCACCGCCGACGCGATGGCCGCGGCTACTTGATCGAGGCCAGTTTCTCCAGGTCGGCCAGTCTTCCGCTGATGAG
This region includes:
- the surE gene encoding 5'/3'-nucleotidase SurE, with protein sequence MTRPKVLLTNDDGIRAEGIFAMWKALSAWADVTVVAPETHQSATGHGVTLAEPLMVAPVTTVGGMTGTAVDGRPADCTKLALVELCPDVDLVVSGINMGANAGINVFYSGTVAAAIEAAFLGKPAIAVSKLLRRDVPDDYDAAAAICLDVIQKLWTSNAVHAGEVVNVNVPALKPGQQHSGIRVVPQCVKPLMDAFEERQSPRGQSYYWNTGVFSLEGGEAGTDVAGLRDDAVVVTPLHLNLTAVDRMQRTADAMAAAT